One genomic window of Trachemys scripta elegans isolate TJP31775 chromosome 15, CAS_Tse_1.0, whole genome shotgun sequence includes the following:
- the TMEM119 gene encoding transmembrane protein 119 produces MAAPATVCVLLMLMAPLCITRSTRIHATVLDDNSGSGDNPGASIPSSASVNLGVNPTAGTTAVNFVNGTLTSINIFERIVNFFKEYMLLIIVVGSLVFVLLFIVCAAVIVRQKHKASAYYPSSFPKKKYVDQSDRSGGAKAFSEVPEKAPETHPEEPVDSSKQLQADILAAAQNLKSPAKVCMANGDGTKIEDKPPKEEEEGTKVEDDKLTAECVSKEQAAPQEKAEPAKETPAPNCTAEMEAKGEEPPSIEEVQPMEQANESSPEELKECPGAADPVMQTPEGEKQDVSVPAAPGV; encoded by the coding sequence ATGGCTGCTCCAGCTACGGTCTGTGTGCTCCTTATGCTCATGGCACCTCTGTGCATCACGCGATCGACACGCATCCATGCGACTGTCCTGGATGATAATAGTGGGAGTGGAGACAATCCGGGTGCCTCCATCCCCTCCTCTGCAAGTGTGAATTTGGGGGTGAATCCTACAGCCGGGACTACTGCTGTGAACTTTGTCAATGGCACCTTGACTTCGATCAACATCTTCGAGAGGATTGTGAACTTCTTTAAAGAGTACATGCTGCTAATCATTGTGGTAGGGTCCTTAGTTTTTGTGCTGCTCTTCATTGTATGTGCTGCCGTCATCGTGCGGCAGAAACACAAGGCCTCTGCCTATTACCCGTCGTCGTTTCCGAAGAAGAAGTACGTGGACCAGAGTGACCGGTCGGGAGGTGCCAAAGCTTTCAGTGAAGTTCCTGAAAAGGCTCCTGAGACACACCCGGAGGAGCCCGTGGACTCCTCCAAGCAGCTGCAAGCTGATATATTGGCTGCTGCCCAGAACTTGAAATCCCCAGCCAAGGTCTGCATGGCGAATGGCGATGGGACCAAAATAGAGGATAAGCCCccaaaagaagaggaggaagggacCAAAGTGGAGGACGACAAACTAACAGCGGAGTGTGTTTCCAAAGAACAGGCCGCTCCCCAGGAGAAAGCTGAACCAGCCAAAGAGACGCCCGCTCCAAATTGCACAGCAGAAATGGAGGCCAAAGGAGAAGAACCTCCCTCCATTGAGGAAGTTCAGCCCATGGAGCAGGCCAATGAGTCCTCACCAGAAGAGCTCAAAGAATGCCCCGGGGCTGCCGATCCCGTCATGCAAACCCCTGAAGGTGAGAAGCAAGATGTGTCTGTTCCAGCGGCTCCGGGTGTCTAA